One window of Ammospiza nelsoni isolate bAmmNel1 chromosome 12, bAmmNel1.pri, whole genome shotgun sequence genomic DNA carries:
- the ATP5F1E gene encoding ATP synthase subunit epsilon, mitochondrial: MVAYWRQAGLSYIRYSQICAQAVRAAMKPQYKAEAERAAVATVKTVKPKKE; this comes from the exons ATGGTGGCGTACTGGCGACAGGCCGGGCTCAG CTACATCCGCTACTCGCAGATCTGCGCCCAGGCCGTGCGGGCCGCCATGAAGCCGCAGTACAAAGCGGAGGCGGAGAGGGCAGCGGTGGCCACGGTGAAAACGGTGAAGCCCAAAAAGGAGTGA
- the LOC132078786 gene encoding uncharacterized protein DDB_G0271670-like has product MAYPGRERSVISSNYLDLLGLTFLASLDPSSAKTLASLELFKIPFSDSLDLSSLSSSSSVEFSSLTSSSSLDLSSLTSSFSSDFSSTSSSISLELSSLTSSDSWERSSFSSSVSLDLSSVTSSGSPDQSGDSSSISLDLSSVTSLSTDFSSPTSSLSLDLSSLTSSSSTDVSSHSSSASLDFSCTIPPSSPGVSEYSSSTSSESLDLTDLNYFMFQRSSGLSSSAPEDVPNLISAPFLDVSSLTFQDASPLSPSVSLDMSNLASLVPPDLSTLTFLDVANRAAAASLDLCI; this is encoded by the exons atGGCTTACCCAGGCAGAGAAAGGAG TGTCATCTCTTCAAACTACCTGGACCTACTTGGTCTCACTTTTTTGGCCTCCCTGGACCCCTCCAGTGCCAAGACTTTAGCCTCCTTGGAACTCTTTAAAATCCCCTTTTCAGATTCATTGGATTTATCCAGTCTGAGCTCTTCATCCTCTGTGGAATTCTCCAGTCTCACTTCTTCATCCTCTCTGGACCTTTCAAGTCTCACCTCTTCATTCTCCTCAGACTTCTCCAGTACCTCCTCTTCAATCTCCTTAGAGCTCTCCAGTCTCACCTCTTCAGACTCCTGGGAGCGCTCCAGTTTCTCCTCTTCAGTTTCACTGGACCTATCAAGTGTCACTTCATCAGGCTCTCCAGATCAGTCTGGTGACAGCTCCTCAATCTCTTTAGATCTCTCAAGTGTCACCTCTCTATCCACAGATTTCTCCAGCCCTACTTCTTCACTCTCCCTAGACCTCTCCAGTCTCACTTCTTCGTCCTCCACAGATGTTTCCAGTCACAGCTCCTCAGCTTCCCTGGACTTTTCCTGTACAATCCCTCCATCCTCACCAGGTGTGTCTGAGTACAGCTCCTCCACCTCGTCAGAATCTCTAGACCTGACCGATTTGAACTATTTCATGTTTCAGCGCTCCTCTGGATTATCTTCATCAGCTCCTGAGGATGTTCCCAACCTCATCTCTGCCCCTTTCCTGGATGTCTCCAGCCTCACCTTTCAGGATGCttctcccctcagcccctcagtTTCTCTGGACATGTCTAACCTGGCGTCCTTAGTTCCCCCAGACCTGTCCACGCTGACATTCCTGGATGTTGCTAATCGCGCTGCGGCGGCGTCTCTGGATCTGTGCATCTGA
- the PRELID3B gene encoding PRELI domain containing protein 3B isoform X3, which yields MKIWTSEHVFDHPWETVMTAAMRKYPNPMNPSVVGVDVLARHVDPSGKLHSHRLLSTEWGIPAIVKSLIGTCRTRTYVQEHSVVDPVKKTMELKSCNISFTNLVSVDERLVYKPHPQEPHKTILTQEAIISVKGVSLSSYLEGLMANTISSNAKKAL from the exons ATGAAGATCTGGACCTCGGAGCACGTGTTCGA TCACCCCTGGGAAACTGTGATGACAGCCGCCATGAGGAAATACCCCAACCCCATGAACCCCAGCGTGGTGGGAGTGGATGTCCTGGCCAGGCACGTGGACCCCAGCGGGAAGCTGCACAGCCACCGGCTCCTGAGCACCGAGTGGGGAATCCCGGCCATTGTGAAATCG ctcatTGGCACCTGCAGGACAAGGACATATGTGCAGGAGCATTCTGTTGTTGACCCTGTGAAAAAAACAATGGAGCTTAAATCCTGTAAT ATTTCATTCACAAACCTCGTGTCAGTAGATGAGAGGCTTGTCTATAAACCACACCCTCAGGAACCACACAA AACCATTCTGACACAAGAAGCAATAATATCTGTAAAAGGTGTCAGTCTCAGCAGTTACCTAGAAGGGCTAATGGCAAACACAATTTCTTCCAATGCTAAAAAG GCACTATAG
- the PRELID3B gene encoding PRELI domain containing protein 3B isoform X1, with product MKIWTSEHVFDHPWETVMTAAMRKYPNPMNPSVVGVDVLARHVDPSGKLHSHRLLSTEWGIPAIVKSLIGTCRTRTYVQEHSVVDPVKKTMELKSCNISFTNLVSVDERLVYKPHPQEPHKTILTQEAIISVKGVSLSSYLEGLMANTISSNAKKGREALEWVIKRLNAEIEELAASARGTMRNSMAAAAFVEK from the exons ATGAAGATCTGGACCTCGGAGCACGTGTTCGA TCACCCCTGGGAAACTGTGATGACAGCCGCCATGAGGAAATACCCCAACCCCATGAACCCCAGCGTGGTGGGAGTGGATGTCCTGGCCAGGCACGTGGACCCCAGCGGGAAGCTGCACAGCCACCGGCTCCTGAGCACCGAGTGGGGAATCCCGGCCATTGTGAAATCG ctcatTGGCACCTGCAGGACAAGGACATATGTGCAGGAGCATTCTGTTGTTGACCCTGTGAAAAAAACAATGGAGCTTAAATCCTGTAAT ATTTCATTCACAAACCTCGTGTCAGTAGATGAGAGGCTTGTCTATAAACCACACCCTCAGGAACCACACAA AACCATTCTGACACAAGAAGCAATAATATCTGTAAAAGGTGTCAGTCTCAGCAGTTACCTAGAAGGGCTAATGGCAAACACAATTTCTTCCAATGCTAAAAAG GGCCGTGAAGCATTGGAATGGGTCATTAAAAGACTGAATGCTGAAATTGAAGAGTTGGCAGCTTCAGCACGAGGAACCATGAGGAattccatggcagcagcagcatttgtaGAGAAATGA
- the PRELID3B gene encoding PRELI domain containing protein 3B isoform X2 — protein sequence MTAAMRKYPNPMNPSVVGVDVLARHVDPSGKLHSHRLLSTEWGIPAIVKSLIGTCRTRTYVQEHSVVDPVKKTMELKSCNISFTNLVSVDERLVYKPHPQEPHKTILTQEAIISVKGVSLSSYLEGLMANTISSNAKKGREALEWVIKRLNAEIEELAASARGTMRNSMAAAAFVEK from the exons ATGACAGCCGCCATGAGGAAATACCCCAACCCCATGAACCCCAGCGTGGTGGGAGTGGATGTCCTGGCCAGGCACGTGGACCCCAGCGGGAAGCTGCACAGCCACCGGCTCCTGAGCACCGAGTGGGGAATCCCGGCCATTGTGAAATCG ctcatTGGCACCTGCAGGACAAGGACATATGTGCAGGAGCATTCTGTTGTTGACCCTGTGAAAAAAACAATGGAGCTTAAATCCTGTAAT ATTTCATTCACAAACCTCGTGTCAGTAGATGAGAGGCTTGTCTATAAACCACACCCTCAGGAACCACACAA AACCATTCTGACACAAGAAGCAATAATATCTGTAAAAGGTGTCAGTCTCAGCAGTTACCTAGAAGGGCTAATGGCAAACACAATTTCTTCCAATGCTAAAAAG GGCCGTGAAGCATTGGAATGGGTCATTAAAAGACTGAATGCTGAAATTGAAGAGTTGGCAGCTTCAGCACGAGGAACCATGAGGAattccatggcagcagcagcatttgtaGAGAAATGA